The following are encoded in a window of Terriglobia bacterium genomic DNA:
- a CDS encoding cyclic nucleotide-binding protein produces MGLLGGGGRTASCTALDHVELVRISAEDFRAMVQQFPDVRLGLEKIAAERQEANRERLRMVRSVPLERFLSQGLMEAQSLLVLDLEKCTRCDACVTACADSHDGVTRLVR; encoded by the coding sequence ATCGGATTGCTCGGAGGCGGAGGACGCACGGCGTCGTGCACGGCCCTGGACCACGTGGAGCTAGTGCGCATATCCGCGGAGGATTTCCGCGCCATGGTCCAGCAGTTTCCGGATGTGCGGCTGGGGCTGGAGAAGATCGCCGCGGAGCGCCAGGAGGCCAATCGCGAGAGGCTGCGAATGGTGCGCAGCGTGCCGCTGGAACGGTTTCTTTCGCAAGGATTGATGGAGGCACAGAGCCTGCTGGTTCTGGACCTGGAAAAATGCACGCGATGCGACGCGTGCGTGACCGCCTGCGCCGATTCGCACGACGGCGTGACGCGGCTGGTGCG